The window AGACATGCCCAGAAAGTGTTCGTTTTGTAGGAAAAgagaaatttccaaaaaaaatattaatgtggATAGCCATATCTGACCGTGGTATGTCCGAGCCATTGTTTCGCACTTCCAAGACTGTAGCGATTAATTCATCaatctatattaatgaatgttTAGAAAAACGACTTCTTCCATTTATTCACAAGTATCATGGAGACTTTGACTATTTATTTTGGCCAGATTTAGCAAGTTCTCATTATTCTAAAGATTCTCTAAATTGGATGGACCAATATGTCTATTACGTTGAAAAAGAATCCAATCCCCCAAATGTGCCTCAAGCACGaccaattgaaaatttttgggGACATTTGGC is drawn from Hydra vulgaris chromosome 07, alternate assembly HydraT2T_AEP and contains these coding sequences:
- the LOC136082797 gene encoding uncharacterized protein LOC136082797, translated to MPENSGYCTNNIKTCPESVRFVGKEKFPKKILMWIAISDRGMSEPLFRTSKTVAINSSIYINECLEKRLLPFIHKYHGDFDYLFWPDLASSHYSKDSLNWMDQYVYYVEKESNPPNVPQARPIENFWGHLAQKVYEGDWQASTEQVLIDRIKLRLQEIELNFLQSDMKGVRAKLRSIADGGNFSYKK